Proteins found in one Gemmatimonadaceae bacterium genomic segment:
- a CDS encoding PadR family transcriptional regulator, whose amino-acid sequence MPSFRLTYPTAIVLLAVTRGFRHGFDIIDVSGLKSGTVYPILRRLEDAGMLRARWESVADARDAQRPPRRYYQITGAGSQALRDAHERYPGLARTLAPGATPATT is encoded by the coding sequence ATGCCTTCTTTCCGCTTGACCTACCCCACCGCGATCGTGCTGCTCGCCGTCACGCGTGGTTTTCGTCACGGCTTCGACATCATCGACGTGTCGGGACTCAAGAGCGGGACGGTCTACCCGATTCTCCGCCGGCTCGAAGACGCCGGCATGCTTCGCGCGCGGTGGGAATCCGTCGCCGACGCGCGCGACGCGCAGCGGCCGCCGAGACGCTACTACCAGATCACCGGGGCCGGCTCGCAGGCGTTGCGCGACGCCCACGAGCGATATCCCGGACTCGCGCGCACCCTCGCGCCCGGCGCTACGCCCGCCACCACGTGA